The nucleotide sequence CGACATCACGTGGACACTCGGATCGCGTCCAATTTCTATCCGATTCGTAGATATATACGGCTATAACGAAATTTTGATTCTCAGTTTCTTCAGCTGCAAGGCACGATGTTCgaacgtttttattttatttcagagaGGAACATTTACGAACTTTTCGATGTCGTTTTCGGACGACGTCGTTTTCCCTATTTCTTTGTAAACGACTAGACTATGTAAAACCTTACGCTGTTTAGATAGTAGATAATAATCAGAGAGgcgttacaattttaattcaatagatTTAAAGGAATGGGTATTGTATCGTACATTCGAGTACTCGTATGGTATGGTCGTTGCATcccttccaaaaaaaaaaaaaaaaaaaagaaacgggaaGAGACCGATTGGCGTATATTTGATATCCGCGGCTTgcgaaatattatatcgatatatttattttaattctatatgcAATGCGTTGGCTGTGTATACGATTGTACTTTTTGTTACGGGTTATACTGTGTCGACCCTGAGTTGATTGGCTTTCATATGCTCCTCGATACttataatatcgtaataaCGTAGATCATGCTCGCCTCCTCTAAGTTACAGTAATTATACGCTTCTTTCGTCGTTTTCTTctcatcttttttctctttttttttcttcttttgctcTATAGTCGTATTTTTTTGTTcgtctatttataaatacttttataaatcttctCCCCAATTCTCTCTCAactatacgtatatgtatatatgtatgtatatatatatatatatttttatatgtatataaaatattgactaGTATGATCGCGAGAAACGAAAACCATCGATATAAAACGATACGATTAAGCGGTATCGACGATTCTCGAAATCATCGAGGTGGCGTCGCGTATTCTTTTCTCAGTTTATATCTTGTTCTACTTCGCTCGTAATTCCTGGACTTgagcaagaaagaaaaattacgggATTACGAGAATAAAACGAAACAGAGGAGAGATCGTTGAACGATGATTTAGACGTCGATTATTCGTATTCCTCGAGGATCGGTCGCGTTTAAAATAGGAACTTTTTTGATCACCCGTTCGTGTCGgttatacgattattattattattatatgtacaatagAAAACGTTCCCGAATTGGAACAGTGTATAACAACGTGGCTTTCAAACGCGGGATTTTATCATTCTGTATATTAAAACGGGAtccaaaatatacatatatatatatgtatgtgtctgtaatagttttttttaaaaaaagatcaatcATCGAGAGGAAAcatgtattaattttcttcacgaagaaaagtggaagaaaatgaaaggatcgtttgatttataaatatccagGAAATATTCGAACAGTGAATTGtctacatatatgtatatatatatatatatgtattaaaatgaaatcctCGACGAGCCacgtatatgaaaaatatataaactttccCTAACTATTTCCTTACACTTTACATAGGAACTAATAACACGTGCTCAAATCGCAGACGTAGAAACGAGTGGTAGCAATATCGAAGATATCAATCGTGTAAATACGAGGAAGGAAGAGTTTCAAGCTGGGCTTAGGGTGAAGGATGCGGTGAGCGCGTTGTTAATTCGCGATTTAACGGGCAAGTAGACCAAAGCCGGGGCGAATCGTTTCTCGGAGCTCGATTCCTCGCCGGCCTGCATCGCGTCCCGTTCCTCGATCAGGAACGGTTGCATGATCGTCTTCTCGGCGATCGAATTCATCGAGTCCTGGGGCATCGCGTAACAGGCAGGCACCTTGTGCCTGTTCGCGACGTCCTTCAAAGTTCTGCTCAGCTCGGCGAGCACGCTGTCCGTAGGATCGCCGATCGTTCTGTGATCCTTCCTCACGTGCCTCTTTATCCTGTTCAAATTGGTCGTCGCGTATCCGCACTGCGCGCACTTGTACACACCCTGAGGAGTGACTTGGACAGTGGTCTCGTCCTGCCGTTTGCCCCTCGTCGGGTCGGGAATGTTTTGATTAACGACCACCTGCGGGCTGTTCCCCGTACGATCCTCCTTCGCCTCCGAGTCGAATCTCTCCTTGCTCTCGTTCGTCGGTCTCTCCGCGTCGaggtttaaattattgaagagGGGGGGTTGGAAATGGGGGAGCAAGGTGGGGAATTGGTGGGACGCGAGTAGATGCTGATGCAACATCTCGGGCTGGTGAAACGGTTGGGAGCAGATCGGGCATCGAAGCGATTTCTCAGCCTCCGTGTTGTCCCGCCCGTGAGATCTCTCgtgaaggaagaggaaaggtAGTACGGTGGTGGTGAAATTGCAATAGGAGCAACGGTAACTCTTCGATTGTTGATCCTCGGAAGATGATCCCAGCAGATTGGACAACACTTGATTACCCAAACCCGCGTAATCGGGGGCGGACTTGATTTGCTGCGAGATCTCGAACCCGTTCGGTATCTTCAAGTTGGAGCCCGGTTGACCGGCCTTCGAAGTCATGTTCACCGCCCTGCTCCCCGACTTGGGGACACTGGTTTGATACTGTTGCTCCATCTCGCGCCACTTCTCGATACCCGTCTTCCCGTGATCGCCCATCAGATGAGCCTTGAGCCACTTTATGCTACGGAACCTTCTGCTGCAGATCGGGCAAACCTCTGTGAAATGGGTGAAATATCTGTGGGTCAAATCACCGAGTTGTTCCGGCTTCAAAGCGGCGTCGTCCGCGCTCGCCGTTTCGTGGCTCTCCTGTTTCACCGTGCTCGCCGTATTCTCATCGACTATGCCATGCGTGTTGTGCTTGTGGACGCGTAAAAAGTACTTGCTGCACAGCTCTTTGTTACAAATGTTGCATATCACGCCTCCTATCTGGGCCCCGTTCTCGATCTCGATACCGTGCATCCTCTGCATGTGCGTCTTCATAAAATACTTATTGCATAATTCCTTGTTGCATATCTCGCAGTAGCTCGACGTGGGCGTCATCGACGTCACTTTCCTCTCGGCCGGTGCCTGGCTCGTCGTATTCGTACCGCTCGTCGCCGAGGTTGTCGCGACGACAATTTGCGGGACGCCACTCGAGATCGCCGGCTGATGCTCCTCGTGCTTTCTCAGGCTATCCTGGCTCGCGTACTCTTTCCCGCACGATAGAGCGGAGAACGCGGACGTCGCGGTTAAGGGCGACTTCTCTTGCGGCGAGGACGTCGAATCTTCGCCAATGGCTGCGTGCTCCGTTATCGTATGAATGTGCAGACCCGCTCGAGACTCGCACTCCTTGCCGCACACGCTGCACGACAACCCTTTACCAGACTTGAGCCCGTTCAGTTGCAGAAGCATGGTCTGCAATTTTTGAAGATCCTCCGAGATGGAATCGTTCCGCTGATCGCTGCTGGCCGTATCCAGCTCGCACTCTTGCCGACCGGGCGACTCCTGCATCTCCCCTTCGTGCATTTTCCGGGAATGCGCTCGATACAGGCCGATCGTTTGGAAACGTATCCCGCACGCTTTGCACTCGTAATCGTCGCCGCCACGCTCGCTCGATTCCCCGCCCACGTTGTTCTCCGCCATGATCAAATTCAACGGGCTGGTCTGCACCTGATGCCAACTTGCCGGCATCGCCGGATTCGTGGGCGATCTTTCGCTGTCCTGAACGATGATGCCGTGCCTCTTCATTTTGTGCGTTCGTAGGAAATACTTGTTACAGTACTCCTTGCAGCATATCTCGCAGAACGCGTCCGGATTGATGACCCCTAAACGACGAAGCCGATCGGCGCTAAACCCGGAGTCGCGCGCTTGTTGAATCGATTGGGGGGATAGGTGTCTGGGCGCCGGCACGAACGTCGCGTCCTCCTGCTCGATCCCGTACTCTTGCCTCAACAACGTCTCCATACCGCCCATGCTGTCTCTCGATGCCTCCCCCCTGTCCTCCTCGTTCTGCAGCAAACCGATCTGCCCCTCCTGCGACTGGTCCGACAACTCGGCGTGCATTTTCTGCTTGTGCTTGCGAACCGACTCCTCGTTCTTGAACCGCTTCTGGCAAAGGTCGCACGCCACCGTCGGCGCGGGTGGTGTCGCGGCGAGTTCCAATTTGACCACGCTACTCGGCAAGTTGACGGGGAACACGGGTCCCGGATTTGCGTTGTCCACCACGTTGCTCGGCCCGGGCGAATCCGCGTAGATACCGTGCTTGTTCGCCTTGTGCGTCTTGAGGAAATACTTGTTGCAGAACTCTTTGTTGCACAGATCGCAGTACGCGTCCGGGTTGAAGATCCTCACCGGCGTTGGTCCTAAACCGGCGCCTCTCGCGATCGAGCCGGAATCCGGGATGGGGAAAGGGGGCACGGGCAGGTACTGCGCCAAGGCGCCGGGAAAAGTGGCGAGGAGTTGGAGGTGGTTGGGCAACGGTGGAGGCTGTATT is from Apis mellifera strain DH4 linkage group LG2, Amel_HAv3.1, whole genome shotgun sequence and encodes:
- the LOC102654726 gene encoding uncharacterized protein LOC102654726, which produces MAHEATISDLTELDSDGSSCGERDARKRLLRFDVDRATGPKKRRKQTTPVRFSSTLMPGVHEESNEDEDEDEEGSEGKLSSQSPNHPSRSSIRDENLNNEFRCQYCSQFFDRKETLNVHLDNEHGSIANSISGQRCPSSRSPPDRAIKQEPSHQLDQSENPVNLLSVKNFAINWLATGQHVQSHAQMQTQNEESWPITAPPSGQIQPPPLPNHLQLLATFPGALAQYLPVPPFPIPDSGSIARGAGLGPTPVRIFNPDAYCDLCNKEFCNKYFLKTHKANKHGIYADSPGPSNVVDNANPGPVFPVNLPSSVVKLELAATPPAPTVACDLCQKRFKNEESVRKHKQKMHAELSDQSQEGQIGLLQNEEDRGEASRDSMGGMETLLRQEYGIEQEDATFVPAPRHLSPQSIQQARDSGFSADRLRRLGVINPDAFCEICCKEYCNKYFLRTHKMKRHGIIVQDSERSPTNPAMPASWHQVQTSPLNLIMAENNVGGESSERGGDDYECKACGIRFQTIGLYRAHSRKMHEGEMQESPGRQECELDTASSDQRNDSISEDLQKLQTMLLQLNGLKSGKGLSCSVCGKECESRAGLHIHTITEHAAIGEDSTSSPQEKSPLTATSAFSALSCGKEYASQDSLRKHEEHQPAISSGVPQIVVATTSATSGTNTTSQAPAERKVTSMTPTSSYCEICNKELCNKYFMKTHMQRMHGIEIENGAQIGGVICNICNKELCSKYFLRVHKHNTHGIVDENTASTVKQESHETASADDAALKPEQLGDLTHRYFTHFTEVCPICSRRFRSIKWLKAHLMGDHGKTGIEKWREMEQQYQTSVPKSGSRAVNMTSKAGQPGSNLKIPNGFEISQQIKSAPDYAGLGNQVLSNLLGSSSEDQQSKSYRCSYCNFTTTVLPFLFLHERSHGRDNTEAEKSLRCPICSQPFHQPEMLHQHLLASHQFPTLLPHFQPPLFNNLNLDAERPTNESKERFDSEAKEDRTGNSPQVVVNQNIPDPTRGKRQDETTVQVTPQGVYKCAQCGYATTNLNRIKRHVRKDHRTIGDPTDSVLAELSRTLKDVANRHKVPACYAMPQDSMNSIAEKTIMQPFLIEERDAMQAGEESSSEKRFAPALVYLPVKSRINNALTASFTLSPA